In Zobellia roscoffensis, the following are encoded in one genomic region:
- a CDS encoding PAS domain-containing sensor histidine kinase — protein sequence MSQPLNVNSDFNKDKVYIQTVLDHMGDSVFVKDAQSRLIMVNNPFCTMMGLPREEIIGKSLIEEVKPEEREVFLNIDKQVLADGIESVTEEKMTLREGETQIISTRKSRFIDENGSKFLVCVVRNISDKKKGEENLRKKEAQLKDVGATKDKLFSIIAHDLRSPFNNISLLTDLLSDSIQKNDVAQSNEYLELIDRTTKNSLNLLDNLLNWAKSQTGQLELVSESVCINQIINETLELCKTIAETKNITLNSSKVQVVEVYSDDKIIRTIVRNLVSNAIKFTKPGGNISLSTELRDIYVEVTVSDDGVGMSPDTSQKLFGINTNMACVGTADEKGSGFGLVLCKEFVEKLGGKIWAESTLGEGSDFKFTIPLNIPK from the coding sequence ATGAGCCAACCACTTAATGTAAATAGTGATTTTAACAAAGACAAAGTTTATATTCAAACTGTTTTAGATCACATGGGTGATTCAGTATTTGTGAAAGATGCCCAAAGCAGATTAATAATGGTGAATAACCCTTTCTGTACAATGATGGGACTTCCTCGTGAAGAGATTATAGGTAAGTCTCTTATAGAGGAAGTCAAGCCTGAAGAACGAGAGGTTTTTCTTAATATAGATAAACAAGTTTTAGCAGATGGTATTGAAAGTGTTACAGAGGAGAAAATGACACTAAGAGAAGGTGAAACACAAATTATTTCTACTAGAAAGTCACGATTTATTGACGAAAATGGCAGTAAATTCCTCGTATGTGTAGTCCGTAATATAAGCGATAAGAAAAAAGGAGAGGAAAATTTACGTAAAAAAGAAGCCCAGTTAAAAGATGTAGGAGCTACAAAAGACAAGCTATTTTCAATTATAGCACATGATTTAAGAAGTCCGTTTAATAATATTAGTTTGTTAACAGACTTGTTAAGTGATTCAATACAAAAAAATGATGTTGCGCAATCTAATGAGTATTTAGAGCTAATTGATAGGACTACTAAAAATAGCCTTAACCTACTAGACAATCTTTTGAATTGGGCAAAGTCTCAAACGGGACAACTAGAACTCGTATCGGAAAGTGTTTGTATAAATCAAATAATAAACGAAACTCTAGAGCTGTGCAAAACCATAGCAGAAACTAAAAATATAACACTTAATTCTTCTAAAGTTCAAGTTGTTGAGGTGTATTCTGATGATAAGATAATAAGGACAATAGTACGTAACCTTGTCTCAAATGCTATTAAATTTACCAAACCAGGTGGGAATATTAGTTTGTCAACTGAGTTGAGAGACATTTATGTAGAAGTAACTGTCTCTGATGATGGCGTGGGTATGAGTCCAGATACTTCTCAAAAATTATTCGGTATTAATACAAATATGGCCTGTGTAGGTACAGCAGATGAAAAAGGTTCTGGTTTTGGTTTGGTTCTCTGTAAAGAGTTTGTTGAAAAACTGGGAGGGAAAATTTGGGCAGAAAGCACATTAGGTGAAGGCAGCGATTTTAAATTTACAATCCCTTTAAATATTCCTAAGTAG
- a CDS encoding 2Fe-2S iron-sulfur cluster-binding protein, which yields MSDIKIKITDRDGVLHEVDAPTDMNMNLMEVVRSYELAPEGTIGICGGMAMCASCQCYVESDHNLPEKSDDEDAMLAEAFDVKDNSRLGCQIHMTPDLDGLEVELAPES from the coding sequence ATGTCCGATATAAAAATAAAAATAACCGACCGCGATGGTGTTCTTCATGAAGTAGATGCCCCAACCGATATGAACATGAACCTAATGGAGGTTGTTCGCTCGTACGAATTAGCTCCTGAAGGAACCATTGGCATTTGTGGTGGTATGGCTATGTGCGCTTCCTGTCAATGCTACGTAGAATCTGACCATAATCTTCCTGAAAAATCAGATGATGAAGATGCGATGTTAGCCGAAGCTTTTGATGTGAAAGACAACAGCCGTTTGGGTTGCCAAATTCATATGACCCCAGATTTAGACGGATTAGAAGTGGAATTGGCTCCTGAGAGCTAG
- a CDS encoding GDSL-type esterase/lipase family protein, with translation MMMKRRQFINRTALAIAGTSLMGCFDHSKFQLKKNQVVGCFGDSITFARGNGYVEMLQEKFNKEKPELNITFINFGKSSETVSGLTEEDHPGPRPYLFERLDDVLDKNKIDVALFCYGINDGIYGKPSEELFRSFKIGVYSFLEKMRQRNIPAILLTPPPLAEVVVRANEGMSYSYKNPYPKYDIEVLQEFTNIILDMHHPFANAEINIRQPLFKSQKECYGKDPIHPNKNGHRLIADTIFGNLSF, from the coding sequence ATGATGATGAAGAGAAGACAGTTTATAAATAGAACGGCCCTAGCCATTGCGGGAACTAGTTTAATGGGCTGTTTTGATCACTCTAAGTTTCAATTGAAGAAAAATCAAGTTGTTGGATGTTTTGGCGATAGCATAACTTTTGCGAGAGGTAATGGTTATGTTGAAATGCTTCAGGAAAAATTCAACAAAGAAAAACCAGAGCTCAATATTACTTTTATCAACTTTGGAAAAAGTAGTGAGACCGTAAGCGGACTCACAGAGGAAGACCATCCAGGTCCAAGACCGTATCTTTTTGAGCGTTTAGATGATGTTCTAGACAAAAATAAGATAGATGTAGCACTTTTCTGTTACGGAATCAATGATGGAATCTACGGTAAGCCTTCCGAAGAATTGTTTAGAAGTTTTAAAATAGGAGTCTATTCGTTTCTTGAAAAGATGAGGCAAAGAAATATTCCTGCAATTTTACTCACTCCGCCACCTTTGGCTGAGGTTGTAGTAAGAGCAAATGAGGGGATGTCATATAGCTACAAAAATCCGTATCCAAAATATGATATAGAGGTATTACAGGAGTTTACCAATATCATTTTAGATATGCACCACCCTTTTGCCAATGCAGAGATTAATATTCGTCAACCTCTTTTCAAGAGTCAAAAAGAGTGTTATGGTAAAGACCCAATTCATCCTAATAAGAATGGACATAGGTTAATTGCCGATACGATTTTTGGTAATTTATCGTTTTAA
- a CDS encoding four helix bundle protein, whose translation MAVKRFEDLLVWLKAQDFSVVIYQKFSNSKDYSFKDQILRASISISNNIAEGFDRRTNPDFIRFLYFATSSNSEVRSMLYLSKRLHFLESQETTELIKQSNEISRMLFGLIQSMTPRKSTNS comes from the coding sequence ATGGCAGTTAAAAGGTTTGAAGATTTATTGGTGTGGCTGAAAGCACAAGATTTTTCTGTTGTTATCTACCAAAAGTTTTCAAACTCCAAAGACTATTCTTTTAAAGACCAAATTCTAAGAGCGTCGATATCAATTTCTAACAATATAGCCGAAGGGTTTGACAGACGCACGAATCCTGATTTTATTCGATTTTTATATTTTGCAACAAGTTCAAATAGCGAGGTACGTTCCATGTTATATCTTTCCAAGAGACTTCATTTTTTAGAATCACAAGAAACAACAGAGTTAATCAAACAGTCTAACGAAATTTCTAGAATGCTCTTTGGACTTATACAATCAATGACCCCAAGAAAGTCAACCAATTCATAA
- a CDS encoding ACT domain-containing protein, which produces MAGEKNLAEMVKGMTPKLNEGEYVFVTLTDASQISRADTLCEFKEQEGITVIITKQKADTLRLSYEYVASWITLSIHSSLEGVGLTALFSSELAKHNISCNVVAAYYHDHIFVDYKDAEKAVHVLKMLSENYS; this is translated from the coding sequence ATGGCAGGAGAAAAGAACTTAGCGGAAATGGTAAAGGGTATGACCCCAAAGTTGAACGAAGGTGAATATGTATTTGTAACCTTAACGGATGCAAGTCAGATCTCAAGAGCAGATACCCTTTGTGAGTTTAAAGAACAAGAGGGTATAACAGTGATTATCACAAAACAAAAAGCCGATACGCTACGACTTTCTTATGAATATGTAGCTTCTTGGATTACTTTATCTATTCACTCGTCGTTGGAAGGAGTGGGGCTTACTGCTTTGTTTTCCTCAGAATTAGCAAAACATAATATAAGTTGCAATGTCGTTGCTGCTTATTATCATGACCATATTTTTGTAGATTATAAAGATGCGGAAAAGGCGGTTCATGTACTTAAAATGCTTTCGGAAAACTATTCGTAA
- a CDS encoding ABC transporter ATP-binding protein: protein MAEKKVSMLTAFKTIIWPRRNLVFIGLLLIVISKAASFVAPMSLKYLMDDIIPNKDIDFLKLLVGAVGLAILVQAVTSFLLTKILSIQAQYLISELRAQVQKKVLSLPISFFDNAKSGALVSRIMSDVEGVRNLIGTGLVQLVGGTITAVVSLVLLLRISWTMTVFTLVPLAIFAIIALKAFKIIRPIFRNRGKINAEVKGRLTETLGGVRVIKGFNAEEQENKIFEEGVDRLFQNVKKSLTATAFMTSSSTFLLGMATTGIMGIGGYKIMMDELTIGEFLTFTFLLGLMVAPIVQMSNIGSQLTEALAGLDRTEELMNMTPESDEENRTIILDDIEGDIVFDDVSFAYEEDKEVLHNINFEVKSGNVVALVGSSGSGKSTIAGLAATFLNPQSGKITIDGKDVSKVNLNSFRQHLGVVLQDDFLFEGTIRENILFPRPNASEEQLQQAVEAAYVNEFTDRFDDGLDTLIGERGVKLSGGQRQRIAIARAVLADPKILILDEATSNLDTESEALIQKSLAALTEGRTTFVIAHRLSTIRKANQILVIENGKIAEEGTHDELITKEGRYFNLFTYQARI from the coding sequence ATGGCCGAAAAAAAAGTTAGTATGCTTACCGCGTTTAAGACCATTATTTGGCCTAGACGAAATCTTGTATTTATTGGGCTCCTATTAATTGTGATTAGCAAAGCAGCAAGTTTTGTAGCTCCTATGTCTCTAAAATATCTGATGGATGACATTATACCCAATAAGGATATTGATTTTTTAAAATTACTGGTAGGCGCTGTAGGTCTGGCTATACTAGTACAAGCTGTAACGTCCTTTTTATTAACTAAAATACTGAGCATACAGGCGCAATATTTAATTTCAGAGCTTAGGGCTCAAGTTCAGAAAAAAGTACTATCTCTTCCAATTAGTTTTTTTGATAATGCAAAGTCGGGTGCTCTGGTATCGCGTATCATGAGCGACGTTGAAGGTGTCCGTAATTTAATTGGAACAGGTTTGGTGCAACTCGTAGGGGGTACTATTACGGCGGTAGTTTCTCTGGTATTGCTTTTACGTATTAGTTGGACTATGACCGTTTTTACACTTGTACCTTTGGCTATTTTTGCAATTATCGCCTTGAAGGCATTTAAAATTATTAGACCCATTTTTAGAAATCGAGGAAAGATAAATGCTGAAGTAAAAGGCAGATTGACCGAAACTTTAGGAGGTGTACGTGTAATCAAGGGTTTTAATGCCGAGGAACAAGAAAATAAAATATTTGAAGAAGGAGTTGATCGTCTTTTTCAAAATGTAAAAAAGAGTTTGACGGCTACTGCTTTTATGACGAGTTCTTCTACTTTTCTTTTAGGCATGGCCACCACCGGAATTATGGGAATTGGTGGGTATAAAATTATGATGGATGAACTTACTATAGGTGAGTTCTTGACTTTTACTTTTTTATTGGGACTAATGGTAGCGCCAATTGTTCAGATGAGTAACATTGGGAGTCAGTTAACGGAAGCCTTGGCTGGGTTAGATCGTACAGAGGAGCTTATGAATATGACTCCGGAATCGGACGAGGAGAACCGTACAATTATTTTAGATGATATTGAAGGTGATATTGTTTTTGACGATGTTTCTTTTGCCTATGAGGAAGATAAAGAAGTGTTGCATAATATTAATTTTGAGGTAAAGTCAGGTAACGTAGTTGCTTTAGTTGGTAGTTCCGGCTCTGGTAAATCTACTATTGCTGGATTGGCGGCAACCTTTTTAAACCCACAATCAGGTAAAATTACTATAGATGGCAAGGATGTCTCAAAAGTGAATTTAAACAGTTTTAGACAACATCTAGGAGTGGTTTTACAAGACGATTTTCTGTTTGAGGGAACCATACGGGAGAATATACTTTTTCCACGACCTAATGCTTCTGAAGAACAATTACAGCAGGCTGTTGAAGCGGCGTATGTAAATGAATTTACGGATAGGTTTGATGATGGTTTGGATACGTTGATAGGGGAGCGGGGCGTGAAACTTTCCGGTGGTCAACGCCAACGTATTGCAATTGCTAGGGCTGTTTTGGCAGACCCTAAAATTTTAATTTTAGATGAAGCTACTTCTAATTTGGATACTGAAAGCGAAGCTTTAATTCAAAAGAGTTTAGCGGCCTTAACAGAAGGGCGTACTACTTTTGTAATTGCCCATAGGTTAAGTACCATTCGAAAAGCGAATCAGATTTTGGTTATCGAAAACGGTAAAATTGCAGAAGAGGGTACCCACGATGAGCTTATCACTAAAGAAGGCAGGTACTTTAACCTATTTACATATCAGGCTAGAATCTAG
- a CDS encoding Crp/Fnr family transcriptional regulator: protein MNNTTLRTFLTTNLNVGEGDIPAILDKCVAKTIKKDTFLLRKNERCEYTFFVEKGLLRQYSIDEKGKEHVIAFAPENWFVTDRESSYFNAPSAYYIQALEDSQVVLLDERFIQQLSAKMPSFTDFNNKLLHNHIRHLQKRVNSLLSASAEERYLQFVKMYPDIMLRVPQTMVASYLGVTPESLSRVRKGLAQKNYKK from the coding sequence ATGAACAATACTACACTCAGGACCTTTTTAACAACGAATCTAAATGTTGGTGAAGGTGATATTCCGGCAATATTAGATAAGTGCGTAGCCAAAACAATTAAAAAAGATACATTCTTATTGCGAAAAAATGAACGTTGTGAGTACACTTTTTTTGTGGAGAAAGGTTTGCTTAGACAATATTCCATAGACGAGAAAGGTAAAGAGCATGTTATTGCTTTTGCGCCTGAAAATTGGTTCGTAACCGATCGTGAAAGTAGTTATTTCAATGCACCTTCGGCATATTATATTCAGGCTCTTGAAGATAGTCAAGTGGTATTGCTAGATGAGAGATTTATTCAACAACTATCGGCAAAAATGCCTTCGTTTACTGACTTCAACAATAAACTGCTCCACAATCATATTAGGCATTTACAGAAAAGGGTAAACTCACTTCTGAGTGCTTCTGCAGAGGAAAGATATTTGCAGTTTGTAAAAATGTACCCAGATATTATGTTGCGTGTTCCACAGACAATGGTGGCATCCTACTTGGGTGTTACTCCAGAAAGTTTAAGCAGAGTAAGAAAGGGTCTTGCCCAGAAAAACTACAAAAAATAG
- a CDS encoding gluconate:H+ symporter, with product MPLAIVIAGIFILFILIARFKLNAFIAFIIVSLLVGVAEGMDFETVTKSIQSGIGNTLGYLILILGLGAMLGKLVADSGAAQRITTQMVDKFGKKHIQWAVVLTGFIVGIPMFYTVGFVILIPLVFTVAAATRLPLIYVGLPMLASLSVTHGYLPPHPAPTGIAVIFNADIGKTLLYGIMVAIPAIIVAGPLLSRSIKNVEATPLKEFLNPKILTDDEMPSTAISIVTALLPVILIAFASVIALILPEENTIRKATDILGNPIMAMLISVLVAIYTLGLARGKKMKDVMDSVASAVSGITMVLLIIAGAGALKQVLIDSGVSDYIGEMLKGSTVSPLILAWLIATVIRVCVGSATVAGLTAAGIVLPLIANTDVSPELMVLAIGSGSLMLSHVNDSGFWLYKEYFNLSVKDTLKTWTVMETTVGVMGLIGVLILDIFI from the coding sequence ATGCCACTTGCTATTGTAATTGCCGGAATTTTCATTCTTTTCATTTTAATTGCCCGTTTTAAACTCAATGCTTTTATTGCTTTTATCATCGTTTCCCTATTAGTAGGCGTTGCCGAAGGAATGGATTTTGAAACGGTTACCAAGTCCATTCAATCGGGTATTGGTAATACTTTAGGGTATCTGATCTTAATTCTTGGTCTTGGCGCCATGTTAGGTAAGTTGGTTGCAGATAGTGGTGCCGCACAACGTATCACCACACAAATGGTAGACAAATTCGGAAAAAAACATATCCAGTGGGCTGTTGTGTTAACGGGTTTCATTGTGGGTATACCCATGTTTTATACGGTGGGTTTTGTAATATTAATTCCACTTGTTTTTACAGTTGCAGCAGCTACTAGGCTTCCCTTAATTTATGTGGGATTGCCTATGTTGGCTTCACTTTCGGTTACTCATGGGTATCTTCCGCCGCACCCGGCACCTACAGGTATTGCAGTTATTTTTAATGCAGATATTGGAAAGACGCTACTGTACGGTATTATGGTGGCTATCCCGGCTATTATAGTGGCAGGACCTCTTTTATCCCGCTCAATAAAAAATGTAGAAGCGACTCCATTAAAAGAATTTTTGAATCCAAAAATATTAACTGATGATGAGATGCCAAGTACGGCTATCAGTATTGTTACGGCTTTACTTCCTGTAATTCTTATAGCTTTTGCATCGGTAATAGCACTAATACTTCCAGAAGAAAATACAATTAGAAAGGCAACAGATATTTTAGGGAACCCTATAATGGCTATGCTTATATCGGTTTTGGTAGCTATTTATACCTTGGGATTAGCAAGGGGAAAGAAAATGAAAGATGTTATGGATTCTGTTGCAAGTGCTGTTTCGGGCATTACTATGGTGCTTTTGATTATAGCTGGAGCAGGAGCCTTAAAACAAGTGCTGATAGATAGCGGTGTAAGTGATTATATTGGTGAAATGCTGAAGGGTTCAACCGTTTCGCCTTTGATTCTGGCATGGCTTATTGCCACAGTTATTCGGGTTTGCGTGGGGTCTGCAACAGTTGCTGGTCTAACGGCTGCAGGTATAGTGTTGCCCTTAATTGCCAATACAGATGTTAGTCCAGAGTTGATGGTTTTGGCTATTGGTTCGGGTAGTTTAATGCTTTCGCACGTTAATGATAGCGGGTTTTGGCTTTATAAAGAGTATTTTAATCTTTCCGTAAAGGATACTTTAAAAACATGGACGGTGATGGAAACTACTGTGGGTGTTATGGGGCTTATTGGGGTTCTTATTCTTGATATTTTTATATAA
- a CDS encoding HipA family kinase produces the protein MNAIEIRTVDVVQYIKPLREGGSLPGLVKADDEFLYVIKFRGAGQGKKALIAELIGAELARAMGLKVPEIVFMNLDDSFSKTEPDEEIQDLLKFSVGLNLGLHFLSGSIVYDPLVSVADPLTASKVVLLDSMISNIDRTAKNTNLLNWHKELWLIDHGSSFYFHHNWETWRTHLDRTFPAIKDHVLLERASKLILAADEIKERIDETVIEKIISKIPEDWLLSESDPLTPLEKRTAYMEFLNTRLTKLEVLVKEATDAR, from the coding sequence ATGAATGCAATTGAAATTCGTACCGTAGATGTCGTTCAGTATATCAAACCTTTGCGAGAGGGAGGTTCGCTCCCAGGTCTTGTAAAGGCAGATGATGAGTTTTTATATGTTATAAAGTTTAGAGGCGCTGGGCAGGGTAAAAAAGCTTTGATTGCTGAGCTAATAGGGGCAGAGCTTGCACGTGCTATGGGGCTTAAGGTGCCGGAAATTGTTTTCATGAATTTGGATGATAGCTTTAGTAAAACAGAACCCGATGAAGAAATTCAAGATTTACTAAAATTCAGTGTCGGTTTAAATTTAGGGCTACATTTCCTGTCAGGTTCTATTGTTTATGACCCATTGGTTTCTGTTGCAGACCCATTAACGGCTTCAAAAGTGGTTCTTTTAGATAGTATGATCAGTAATATAGACCGTACGGCAAAGAACACCAACCTACTGAATTGGCATAAAGAACTATGGTTGATTGATCACGGTTCTAGTTTTTATTTTCATCATAATTGGGAAACTTGGCGAACCCATTTGGATAGAACTTTTCCGGCCATAAAAGATCATGTGCTTTTAGAGCGTGCCAGTAAATTGATATTGGCAGCAGATGAAATTAAAGAACGAATAGATGAAACTGTTATTGAAAAAATTATCTCTAAAATTCCCGAGGATTGGTTATTGAGTGAATCTGATCCATTAACACCGTTAGAGAAACGAACTGCCTATATGGAATTTTTGAATACAAGGTTGACAAAATTGGAAGTGTTGGTTAAAGAAGCGACAGATGCAAGATAG
- a CDS encoding alpha/beta fold hydrolase has protein sequence MKNLILYALAIAPLFVSGVTLANQKLSNQNFNIEENMNTIKYRTLEVNGLNIAYREAGDPKNETIVLLHGFPTSSHQYRKVLNELSDEFHLIAPDYPAFGNSDFPDSSKYEYTFDNLAATINAFLEKKKITSYALMIQDYGAPVGFRIATAHPERVTAIINQNGNAYEEGLGAAWKATKAMWANRNKQTEEAMLHAFSLEGLKWQYTHGTRDPENVNPDTWHLDYLRMSRPNAHAVNLDLFYDYQNNVKLYPKWQQYLRDNQPPLLIVWGKNDAFFPESGAEAFKKDVKNIDYNIYDTGHFALEEDADKIIPKIRKFMRTIKK, from the coding sequence ATGAAAAATTTAATTCTTTACGCTTTGGCTATTGCACCATTGTTTGTCTCAGGGGTAACATTGGCCAATCAGAAACTATCAAATCAAAATTTTAATATCGAAGAAAATATGAACACAATTAAATATCGAACGCTAGAAGTAAACGGATTAAATATAGCCTACAGAGAGGCTGGAGACCCCAAAAATGAAACCATTGTATTGCTTCATGGTTTTCCTACTTCTTCTCATCAATATAGAAAAGTATTAAACGAATTATCAGATGAATTTCATTTAATAGCTCCGGATTATCCAGCATTTGGGAATAGTGATTTTCCAGATTCAAGTAAGTATGAATACACTTTTGATAACCTAGCAGCGACTATTAATGCCTTTCTGGAAAAAAAGAAAATAACATCTTACGCATTAATGATTCAAGATTACGGAGCTCCTGTTGGATTTAGAATCGCTACGGCTCATCCAGAAAGAGTTACGGCTATTATCAACCAAAATGGGAATGCCTATGAAGAAGGTTTGGGAGCTGCTTGGAAGGCAACGAAAGCCATGTGGGCGAATAGAAATAAGCAAACGGAAGAGGCCATGTTGCATGCTTTTTCTTTGGAAGGCCTAAAGTGGCAATATACGCATGGAACTAGAGATCCTGAAAATGTAAATCCGGATACTTGGCATTTGGATTATCTAAGAATGTCAAGACCCAATGCTCATGCTGTAAATTTGGATTTGTTTTATGATTATCAAAATAACGTGAAATTATATCCAAAATGGCAGCAATATTTAAGAGATAATCAACCTCCGTTACTTATAGTTTGGGGAAAGAACGATGCATTTTTTCCTGAAAGCGGTGCGGAAGCTTTTAAAAAGGATGTCAAAAATATAGATTATAATATCTATGATACCGGTCATTTTGCTCTGGAGGAGGATGCGGATAAAATTATCCCTAAAATAAGAAAATTTATGAGAACAATTAAAAAGTAA
- a CDS encoding pirin family protein, which translates to MKTRTVELVVKPRDPHFVGDGFRVHNFIPSGFRLDMERMNPFIMMDYNSKFHFSATDNPRGVDVHPHRGFETVTIAYKGKVAHHDSSGGGGVISEGDVQWMTAASGVLHKEYHEEEWAKKGGDFQMVQLWVNLPKKDKMSMPKYQAIKKEDLGKFSLTDGSGEVEVIAGEYKGLKGVASTFTPIHMLNARLKKDDQADFSFPENYNTVLLVVEGSITVNGNDHAPTDHLVLMANDGESFTIEATEDALVLALSGEPLNEPIAAHGPFVMNTKEELMQAFHDFNNGKFGYLEN; encoded by the coding sequence ATGAAAACAAGAACAGTAGAGTTAGTGGTAAAACCAAGAGACCCACATTTTGTTGGAGATGGTTTTAGAGTGCATAATTTCATTCCAAGCGGTTTTCGATTGGATATGGAACGAATGAATCCCTTTATCATGATGGATTACAATTCCAAGTTTCATTTTTCTGCAACAGATAATCCAAGAGGTGTAGATGTGCACCCACATAGAGGTTTTGAAACCGTTACAATAGCCTACAAGGGTAAAGTGGCTCACCATGACAGTAGTGGAGGTGGAGGTGTAATAAGTGAAGGTGATGTGCAGTGGATGACTGCTGCAAGTGGTGTTTTACACAAAGAATACCATGAAGAAGAGTGGGCTAAAAAAGGAGGTGACTTTCAAATGGTTCAGCTTTGGGTGAATTTGCCTAAAAAAGATAAAATGAGTATGCCCAAGTATCAAGCTATAAAAAAAGAAGATTTAGGGAAGTTCTCATTAACTGATGGCAGCGGAGAAGTTGAAGTTATAGCAGGAGAGTATAAAGGGTTAAAAGGAGTCGCGTCTACTTTTACTCCTATTCATATGCTAAATGCCAGATTGAAAAAAGATGACCAAGCAGATTTTTCGTTTCCGGAAAATTACAACACCGTTCTTTTGGTTGTTGAAGGTAGTATTACGGTAAATGGTAATGACCACGCACCCACTGATCATTTGGTGTTGATGGCCAATGACGGGGAGAGTTTTACAATTGAAGCTACTGAAGATGCATTGGTTTTGGCTTTAAGTGGTGAGCCGCTAAATGAGCCTATTGCTGCCCATGGTCCGTTTGTCATGAATACCAAAGAAGAGCTAATGCAGGCTTTTCATGATTTTAATAATGGTAAATTCGGATATCTTGAAAACTAG
- a CDS encoding DUF3037 domain-containing protein, with protein sequence MQDRVTYEFAIIRVVPKVERGEFINVGAIVFSKRKKFLRMKFAINPNRLKVFACNLALEDLEAYLKAWELVCEGEPKGGVIGELDLPSRFRWLTASRSTIIQSSQPHPGLCTDPEKELETLFNLYVL encoded by the coding sequence ATGCAAGATAGAGTCACATATGAATTTGCCATCATAAGAGTGGTGCCAAAAGTTGAACGCGGAGAGTTTATAAACGTGGGAGCCATTGTATTTTCCAAAAGAAAGAAGTTCTTACGGATGAAATTCGCTATAAACCCAAATCGCTTAAAAGTATTTGCTTGCAATCTAGCTTTAGAGGATTTAGAGGCTTATTTAAAAGCATGGGAGTTGGTTTGTGAAGGAGAACCAAAAGGTGGAGTAATTGGAGAGCTAGACCTGCCATCAAGATTCCGCTGGCTTACCGCTTCTAGGAGTACAATCATACAAAGTTCACAGCCGCATCCAGGTTTGTGTACAGATCCCGAGAAAGAATTGGAAACACTTTTTAACTTGTATGTTCTTTAA